Proteins encoded within one genomic window of Candidatus Effluviviaceae Genus V sp.:
- a CDS encoding T9SS type A sorting domain-containing protein encodes MRHASCVVVLLALATLLIPAAATAHDIVQVTDDAYLNYMPSMIERDDGTLMLAYERLGSSFANGDILVTTSVDGASWAIPTVVVDGPGNERHPALVQLDDGTFQIYYLTDESGGYRIHMADSPGGTAWTARGEIDLGWTTEDLVNPTVVVEDDGSLTMTYDVLSDGGYIAHSADGATWDQAKTRVSSGSLNRIMRHSDGTYVLSYQRKTGIWYYQIDVFTKTSTDRVTWSGENRVTTNQNSHDSFPVELADGQYALYYAVSNGGNPYELVSRVSPDGAGWGSEDAWLPYAGWDTQPHPVVLASGVVALAWARGPEQDDTEVHFALLDPPTGVAGNAAPPHRSLRAAPNPFTGSTSFTVPHGATAPTSVTIHDVAGRLVRRLTGRDGLTWDGRDTSGRLLPSGVYFARATGTATARTRVLLLR; translated from the coding sequence GCTCGCAACGCTCCTCATACCCGCGGCGGCGACCGCCCACGACATCGTCCAGGTCACCGACGACGCGTACCTCAACTACATGCCCTCGATGATCGAGCGCGACGACGGGACGCTCATGCTCGCCTACGAACGTCTGGGTTCCAGTTTCGCCAACGGCGACATCCTGGTGACGACGTCGGTCGATGGCGCGTCCTGGGCGATCCCGACGGTCGTCGTCGACGGGCCGGGGAACGAGCGGCACCCGGCGCTCGTCCAGCTCGACGACGGCACGTTCCAGATCTACTACCTGACCGACGAGAGCGGCGGCTACCGCATCCACATGGCCGACTCGCCCGGCGGCACGGCCTGGACGGCGCGGGGCGAGATCGACCTTGGCTGGACGACCGAGGACCTCGTGAACCCGACCGTCGTCGTCGAGGACGACGGCTCGCTGACGATGACCTACGACGTCCTCTCGGACGGCGGCTACATTGCTCATTCGGCCGACGGTGCGACCTGGGACCAGGCGAAGACGCGCGTCAGCTCCGGGTCACTGAACCGCATCATGCGGCACTCCGACGGCACGTACGTCCTCTCCTACCAGCGCAAGACGGGCATCTGGTACTACCAGATCGACGTCTTCACGAAGACCTCGACCGACCGCGTCACCTGGAGCGGTGAGAACCGCGTCACGACCAACCAGAACTCGCACGACTCGTTCCCCGTTGAGCTGGCCGACGGGCAGTACGCGCTCTACTACGCCGTCTCGAACGGCGGGAACCCCTACGAGCTCGTCTCGCGCGTCTCGCCCGACGGAGCGGGCTGGGGTTCGGAGGACGCGTGGCTCCCCTATGCCGGCTGGGACACGCAGCCGCACCCGGTCGTCCTCGCAAGCGGCGTCGTGGCACTCGCGTGGGCGCGGGGACCCGAGCAGGATGATACGGAGGTCCATTTCGCGCTCCTCGACCCGCCGACGGGCGTTGCAGGGAATGCTGCCCCGCCTCATCGGTCCCTTCGTGCCGCACCGAACCCCTTTACCGGCAGCACATCGTTCACGGTCCCGCACGGCGCAACCGCGCCGACCTCTGTGACCATTCACGACGTCGCCGGTCGCCTCGTTCGCCGTCTCACCGGACGCGACGGCCTCACGTGGGATGGTCGCGACACCTCGGGACGGCTCCTGCCGTCCGGTGTCTACTTCGCCCGCGCGACCGGCACAGCCACAGCCCGCACCAGGGTCCTCCTTCTCAGATAG